A DNA window from Solanum lycopersicum chromosome 3, SLM_r2.1 contains the following coding sequences:
- the LOC101268261 gene encoding formin-like protein 6, with protein MRAHPICNFLSTLLIFITITVAEHTQIQHLIDINPLTTRRILHQPLFPSTSSSPPPPPPQINSEPIFPTPDHPFFPEVPTVQTPDQPQQQQQIQPNGTPVSRNNSIAPQQTSPTKKYAIAVSVGIVTLGMLSALGFYIYKHKTKHPDETQKLVGNNSFQEESRMPPSNFLYIGTVEPSAASQTQTNHSIVASPYRKLSPPKKSDRYRPSPELQPLPSLRNNPTFFNPPAIINSSEDDDETKIYKPYNITSASSTSIMTRSNNSIPHSKRTSPRLSLSCSSPDIKRAIIVPSVKQTSPRSPPPPSQLQQHKKPTLTYVPQRVKFSQPPPPPDMSRLKSPNNQLQVTSKASAPPPPPPPPPPPLSTSRALGGKVGSRITNSIERSRPQRSFSSVKPQSSSPTPRSGYVVSEKINHLEEQNGGAMLDTETIDESKPRLKPLHWDKVRATSERATVWDQLKSSSFQLNEDMMELLFGCNSVNSVTNEVIKKPVRPTVEKENRVLDPKKSQNIAIMLRALNVTKDEVSEALLDGSAEGLGPELLESLVKMAPTKEEEIKLRDYNGDTSKLGSAERFLKAILDIPFAFKRVEAMLYRANFDAEVKDLRKSFQTLEEASQELKNSRLFFKLLEAVLRAGNRMNVGTNRGDARAFKLETLLKLIDIKGTDGKTTLLHFVVQEIIRSEGLSSDDNNLANLSSNIKFKEQGLQVVAGLSRELCNVKKAAGMDSDVLSGYVSKLEAGLVKVRSVLQFEKTGMEGKFFESMKVFLKEAEDGIVRIKAEERKALSMVKEVTEYFHGDAAKEEAHPLRIFLIVRDFLCILDSVCKDVGMMQDRTMVGAARSFRIATTASLPILNRYNARQDRSWDDDSSSP; from the exons ATGAGAGCTCATCCAATTTGCAACTTTTTATCAACACTGCTAATTTTTATCACTATTACAGTAGCAGAACATACACAAATTCAACATCTCATTGATATTAATCCCTTAACCACTAGAAGAATTCTTCATCAACCCCTGTTTCCATCTACTTCATcatccccacccccacccccaccacaAATCAATTCTGAACCCATTTTCCCTACCCCAGATCACCCATTTTTCCCAGAAGTCCCAACTGTACAAACCCCAGatcaaccacaacaacaacaacaaatacaaCCAAATGGGACACCAGTTTCACGAAACAATTCAATTGCTCCTCAACAAACAAGCCCAACCAAGAAATATGCAATTGCAGTTTCTGTTGGAATTGTTACTCTTGGTATGTTATCTGCTTTGGGATTTTACATCTACAAACACAAAACAAAACACCCAGATGAAACCCAAAAACTTGTTGGCAACAATAGTTTTCAAGAAGAATCAAGAATGCCACCTTCTAATTTTCTTTACATTGGTACTGTTGAACCATCAGCAGCTTCACAAACCCAAACTAATCACTCCATTGTTGCTTCCCCTTATAGGAAATTGAGTCCTCCTAAGAAATCAGATAGATATAGACCAAGTCCAGAACTCCAACCACTTCCCTCATTGAGAAATAACCCTACATTTTTCAATCCTCCTGCAATAATAAATTCATCTGAAGACGACGATGAAACCAAAATTTACAAGCCATATAATATCACTAGTGCTAGTAGTACTAGTATAATGACGAGATCAAATAACTCGATTCCTCATTCAAAGAGAACATCTCCTAGATTGTCTCTTTCGTGTTCATCCCCTGATATAAAACGCGCCATAATTGTACCATCAGTTAAGCAAACTTCACCACGATCTCCTCCACCACCATCACAATTGCAGCAACATAAGAAGCCAACACTAACTTATGTACCACAAAGGGTGAAATTCTCACAACCACCTCCACCACCAGATATGTCCAGGCTCAAATCACCAAACAACCAATTACAAGTGACATCAAAAGCTTCagctcctcctcctcctccgcCTCCGCCTCCTCCTCCACTATCAACCTCTCGAGCACTCGGAGGCAAAGTTGGCTCAAGA ATCACCAATTCTATTGAACGATCACGACCACAAAGAAGTTTTTCATCTGTCAAGCCCCAATCAAGTAGTCCCACACCAAGATCAGGTTATGTTGTGAGTGAGAAGATAAATCATTTGGAAGAACAAAATGGAGGAGCTATGCTTGATACTGAGACTATTGATGAATCAAAGCCCAGGTTGAAGCCTTTACATTGGGACAAAGTACGAGCTACTTCTGAAAGAGCCACGGTGTGGGATCAATTGAAATCGAGCTCTTTCCA ATTAAATGAAGACATGATGGAGTTACTCTTTGGATGTAATTCTGTAAATTCAGTAACAAATGAAGTCATTAAGAAACCAGTCCGTCCTACGGTTGAGAAGGAGAACAGAGTTCTTGACCCGAAAAAATCACAGAACATTGCCATAATGTTGAGAGCATTGAATGTAACAAAGGATGAAGTCTCTGAAGCCCTTTTAGATG GAAGTGCAGAAGGATTGGGGCCTGAACTTCTCGAGAGTTTGGTTAAGATGGCTCCAACAAAGGAAGAAGAGATAAAACTAAGAGATTACAATGGGGATACTTCAAAATTAGGGTCAGCAGAACGATTCCTCAAGGCTATTCTTGATATTCCATTTGCCTTCAAAAGAGTAGAAGCCATGCTATATAGAGCAAATTTTGATGCTGAAGTAAAGGATTTGAGGAAGTCTTTTCAGACACTTGAG GAAGCAAGTCAAGAACTGAAGAACAGCAGACTATTCTTCAAACTCCTTGAAGCTGTTCTGAGAGCAGGAAACCGCATGAATGTTGGCACTAATCGTGGTGATGCAAGAGCTTTCAAACTGGAAACTCTTTTGAAATTAATAGATATTAAGGGAACAGATGGAAAGACAACGTTGCTTCACTTTGTGGTTCAGGAGATTATAAGATCAGAAGGGCTGAGTTCGGACGATAATAACCTTGCTAATTTATCatcaaatatcaaattcaaagaGCAAGGGTTGCAGGTAGTTGCCGGATTAAGCAGAGAACTTTGCAATGTCAAAAAAGCAGCAGGAATGGACTCGGATGTCTTAAGTGGCTACGTATCAAAGCTTGAGGCAGGACTTGTTAAAGTTAGGTCGGTTTTGCAGTTTGAAAAGACTGGCATGGAAGGGAAGTTCTTTGAGTCAATGAAAGTATTTCTAAAGGAGGCTGAAGATGGTATTGTGAGGATCAAGGCAGAAGAAAGAAAAGCTTTGTCGATGGTCAAAGAGGTAACAGAATATTTCCATGGTGATGCTGCCAAAGAAGAAGCTCATCCTCTCAGAATATTTCTGATTGTAAGAGACTTCCTCTGCATATTGGATAGCGTTTGCAAAGATGTCGGAATGATGCAGGATAGAACAATGGTTGGTGCTGCCAGATCATTCAGAATAGCTACAACTGCATCATTACCAATCTTAAACAGATACAACGCGAGACAAGATAGGAGTTGGGATGACGATAGCTCATCACCTTGA